A part of Paenibacillus sp. IHBB 10380 genomic DNA contains:
- a CDS encoding M3 family oligoendopeptidase: MKFSEYRYERPNLEEVEQKFKSLLSEFNNASSFVEQDEIMTSINKLRSEIETQGEIVGIRHSVDTNDAFYKAEQDHMDETEPVIQQYITEFYRGLVNSKFRVDLEEKWGIQLFQLAELSLKTFKPEIIEDLQLENKLTTEYTQLIASAKIMFEGEERTLPQLIPFEQSTDRDMRRRAAEARFGFMAENEETFDRIYDDLVKVRTKMAHKLGFDDYIELGYARMNRTDYNAEMVANFRDQVLEHIVPVAAKLKERQKNRIGVEQMYYYDDAFSFKSGNATPKGDPEWILQNGSKMYSELSPEMNEFFTYMVDNELMDLVSKKGKQGGGYCTFLSKYGSPFIFSNFNGTSGDIDVLTHEAGHAFQVYESRHYEVPEYNWPTFEAAEIHSMSMEFFTWPWMDLFFKEDAEKYRFNHLAESLLFIPYGVAVDEFQHFVYGNPEATPAERKSAWRSLEKKYLPYRDQENNDYLLRGGFWQKQSHIFEAPFYYIDYTLAQICAMQFWKRMNEDWKLAWVDYLKLCQSGGSQSFTGLVKVAGLISPFENGCLASVIGQIENWLDGVEDQLL; encoded by the coding sequence ATGAAATTTAGCGAATATCGTTATGAACGCCCTAACTTAGAAGAAGTGGAACAGAAATTCAAATCATTGCTCAGTGAATTTAACAATGCCAGTAGCTTCGTAGAGCAGGATGAGATTATGACATCTATTAATAAACTTCGTAGCGAAATTGAGACACAAGGAGAAATCGTAGGCATACGTCATTCTGTCGATACCAATGATGCATTCTATAAGGCAGAACAAGATCATATGGATGAGACTGAACCGGTCATTCAGCAATACATAACGGAATTCTACCGAGGGCTTGTCAACTCTAAGTTCAGAGTGGACCTCGAGGAGAAATGGGGAATACAACTATTTCAGTTAGCTGAACTTTCACTCAAGACGTTCAAACCTGAGATCATAGAAGATCTACAGCTTGAGAATAAGCTAACAACAGAATATACGCAGCTTATTGCATCTGCCAAAATTATGTTTGAAGGCGAGGAACGTACATTACCTCAACTGATTCCGTTCGAACAGTCGACGGATCGAGACATGAGACGTCGCGCTGCGGAAGCGAGATTTGGATTTATGGCTGAGAATGAAGAGACCTTCGATCGTATTTATGATGATTTGGTCAAAGTACGGACGAAAATGGCTCATAAGCTTGGTTTTGATGATTATATTGAGCTAGGTTATGCACGTATGAATCGAACAGATTATAATGCAGAGATGGTCGCTAATTTCAGAGACCAAGTGTTGGAACATATTGTACCTGTAGCAGCTAAGTTGAAGGAACGTCAGAAGAATCGTATCGGTGTAGAGCAAATGTACTATTACGATGATGCCTTTAGCTTCAAATCAGGAAATGCTACACCTAAAGGAGATCCTGAATGGATTCTTCAGAATGGTTCGAAGATGTACAGTGAATTGTCACCAGAAATGAACGAGTTTTTTACGTATATGGTCGATAATGAATTGATGGATCTCGTTAGTAAGAAAGGGAAACAAGGTGGAGGTTACTGTACGTTCTTAAGTAAGTATGGTTCACCGTTCATTTTCTCCAATTTCAATGGAACTTCAGGAGATATTGACGTTCTAACCCATGAGGCAGGTCATGCCTTCCAAGTGTATGAGAGTAGACATTATGAGGTGCCGGAATACAATTGGCCTACTTTTGAAGCAGCAGAAATACACTCCATGAGTATGGAATTCTTCACTTGGCCTTGGATGGATCTCTTCTTCAAGGAGGATGCAGAGAAATATCGGTTCAACCATCTCGCAGAATCATTATTATTTATCCCTTATGGTGTTGCGGTGGATGAATTCCAACACTTTGTATATGGAAATCCAGAGGCAACACCAGCGGAACGTAAGAGTGCATGGCGTTCTCTTGAGAAGAAATACTTGCCTTACCGTGATCAGGAGAACAATGATTATCTATTACGTGGTGGATTCTGGCAGAAGCAGTCTCACATTTTTGAAGCGCCATTCTATTATATTGATTACACGCTTGCTCAGATCTGTGCAATGCAATTCTGGAAACGTATGAACGAGGATTGGAAATTAGCATGGGTAGATTATTTGAAATTGTGTCAATCTGGAGGAAGTCAGTCTTTTACAGGACTAGTTAAGGTTGCAGGTCTAATCTCTCCTTTCGAGAATGGATGTTTAGCTTCTGTTATTGGGCAGATTGAGAATTGGCTGGATGGCGTAGAGGATCAACTTTTATAA
- a CDS encoding Leu/Phe/Val dehydrogenase, whose protein sequence is MKLFEAMEQHDYEEVVFCQDKQSGLKAIIAIHDTTLGPALGGTRMWTYATEEAAIEDALRLAKGMTYKNSVAGLNFGGGKTVIIGDPRKNKNEAMFRAFGRYIQGLNGRYITAEDVGTTVADMDIVYQETDYVAGISPTFGSSGNPSPATAFGVYQGMKAAAKEAFGSDSLEGKVVAVQGVGNVALNLCKHLHQEGAQLVITDIHKEAVKRALELFPAKVVDPNEIIGVDCDIYSPCALGATINDESIPLLKAKVIAGSANNQLKEARHGDAIHEWGIFYAPDYVINAGGVINIADEFNGYNAERAMSKVGDIYHSITRVFDISKRDNVPTYVAADRLALERIEALRHSRKQFLQNGNHILSKRRTHA, encoded by the coding sequence ATGAAGCTATTTGAAGCTATGGAACAACATGACTATGAAGAGGTAGTCTTTTGTCAAGACAAGCAGTCGGGGTTAAAAGCGATCATCGCTATTCATGACACTACTCTTGGACCTGCACTTGGTGGTACGAGAATGTGGACATATGCTACAGAAGAGGCGGCTATTGAGGATGCGCTCAGACTAGCCAAAGGTATGACCTATAAGAATTCTGTCGCGGGTCTGAACTTCGGCGGTGGTAAAACAGTTATTATTGGAGATCCCCGTAAAAATAAGAATGAAGCTATGTTCCGTGCCTTCGGACGTTATATCCAAGGGTTGAATGGTCGTTATATTACAGCAGAAGATGTGGGTACAACGGTCGCAGATATGGATATCGTCTATCAGGAAACCGATTATGTAGCGGGGATCTCTCCTACATTTGGTTCTTCAGGTAATCCTTCCCCAGCAACAGCTTTCGGGGTATATCAAGGTATGAAAGCCGCAGCTAAAGAAGCTTTTGGATCGGATTCACTAGAAGGTAAGGTCGTGGCTGTCCAAGGGGTAGGGAATGTAGCGTTGAATCTCTGCAAGCATTTACATCAAGAAGGGGCACAGCTAGTTATTACTGATATACATAAAGAGGCTGTTAAACGTGCGCTGGAGCTATTTCCTGCCAAAGTGGTGGATCCCAATGAGATTATAGGTGTGGATTGTGATATTTATTCTCCATGCGCATTGGGAGCCACGATTAACGATGAATCTATTCCTTTGTTAAAAGCAAAAGTGATTGCAGGTTCTGCAAATAATCAATTGAAAGAAGCTCGTCATGGGGATGCCATTCATGAATGGGGTATATTCTACGCACCTGATTATGTCATCAATGCCGGAGGCGTTATCAACATTGCTGATGAATTCAATGGTTACAATGCTGAGCGCGCGATGAGTAAGGTAGGGGATATTTACCATAGTATTACCCGTGTGTTTGATATTTCTAAACGGGACAATGTGCCAACTTATGTGGCAGCAGATCGTTTGGCACTTGAACGTATCGAAGCATTGAGACATTCACGTAAACAATTTCTACAGAACGGCAATCACATTCTTAGTAAAAGAAGAACGCACGCATAG
- a CDS encoding DUF2785 domain-containing protein has translation MISCYTLKDELSKIKANQYKVPVNLNVFDLAVDMMKHIGDVDSELRDNLIYSTILNWATQDVFNTQQMRELLNISLDEHHLFWKIGEVGTDSVFTRSFSMLMIPLVLDMDRKYSFLAQEEVEMIKDKLLNYIILEKDRRGYVENKGWAHAIAHTADALEDLSQSTYMDQTCLIEILHAIHETITVNDYLYINGEDERMVTATVSIFKRNVLEDTDINGWIYSFSEAGKLGKHPEDDILHKNVKCFLRSLYFRIVEDNQLRIFTDTIVATIRSMDADS, from the coding sequence TCCTGTAAATCTGAATGTATTTGATCTAGCTGTAGATATGATGAAACATATTGGCGATGTTGATTCTGAACTACGTGACAATCTTATTTATTCTACAATTTTAAATTGGGCAACTCAGGATGTATTTAATACTCAGCAGATGCGAGAGTTGTTAAATATAAGTCTTGATGAACACCATTTATTTTGGAAAATAGGAGAGGTAGGTACGGATTCGGTATTTACGCGTTCCTTTTCCATGCTGATGATTCCGCTCGTTCTTGATATGGATAGAAAATACTCTTTTCTAGCTCAAGAAGAAGTTGAGATGATTAAGGACAAATTGTTGAACTATATTATACTTGAGAAAGATAGGAGAGGATATGTTGAGAATAAGGGTTGGGCACATGCTATAGCTCATACAGCAGATGCACTCGAAGATCTCTCACAATCGACCTATATGGATCAAACTTGCTTAATAGAAATTCTACATGCTATACATGAAACAATTACTGTGAATGATTATTTATATATCAATGGTGAAGATGAAAGAATGGTAACAGCTACGGTGAGTATTTTCAAGCGTAATGTACTTGAAGATACGGACATTAACGGTTGGATTTATAGTTTTAGTGAGGCAGGGAAACTTGGGAAGCATCCCGAAGATGACATTCTGCATAAAAATGTCAAATGTTTCTTGAGAAGCCTTTATTTTAGAATAGTGGAAGATAATCAACTCAGGATATTTACAGATACGATTGTAGCAACTATACGTTCGATGGATGCTGATTCATAG